A DNA window from Roseovarius sp. Pro17 contains the following coding sequences:
- a CDS encoding glutamine synthetase has translation MAKKEQQSQTAGQGAPASPDNVHIGIFDANGVFRHKKVSGAKAAKLAKTGGPFCDVLYSWDTNEEPQETGAFIDRPTAIDPDSMRAYPFAENDALAISDFVAPFGAKSARYQAQAMVDRAANAGFSVHAAFEFEFTVMDETPRSLRKKGYRGLDHFAEGNRTYSLQTEALHHDLLADFEAMMTRLGITLDAMHTELGPGFFEAPLLHAEGLRAADDAALFKNFAKAFFLRNGLTAAFMAKLSPDLPGQSGHLHMSLRKDGAPAFADPDAKDGLSETARHFIGGIVTLMPEMLALCSHTINAYKRMVPGAWAPTWSSWGIQNRTAALRVITDDHAATRIEFRVPAADTNPFAAYAMCLGAGMYGIENGIEPPAPEAGDCYAVDAPEALRLPRTLDEAADRLEASKAAREIFGDDFIDTFVKLRRYEVAAHNRQVGAWELERYLEVV, from the coding sequence GTGGCGAAAAAAGAACAACAGAGTCAGACGGCAGGGCAGGGCGCGCCTGCATCCCCCGACAACGTACATATCGGCATCTTTGACGCCAATGGCGTGTTCCGTCACAAGAAGGTCAGCGGCGCCAAGGCGGCCAAGCTGGCCAAGACAGGCGGGCCGTTCTGCGACGTCCTCTATAGCTGGGACACCAACGAAGAACCGCAGGAGACGGGCGCGTTCATCGACCGGCCCACCGCCATTGATCCCGACTCGATGCGCGCCTATCCCTTTGCCGAAAACGACGCGCTGGCGATTTCCGACTTTGTGGCCCCCTTTGGCGCGAAAAGCGCACGGTATCAGGCGCAAGCGATGGTGGACCGGGCGGCCAACGCCGGTTTCAGCGTCCATGCGGCATTCGAATTTGAGTTTACCGTGATGGATGAAACCCCGCGAAGCCTGCGCAAAAAGGGATATCGCGGCCTTGACCATTTCGCCGAGGGCAACCGCACTTATTCATTGCAGACAGAGGCGTTGCACCATGATCTGCTGGCCGATTTCGAGGCCATGATGACCCGCCTCGGCATCACTCTGGACGCCATGCATACCGAACTGGGGCCGGGGTTTTTCGAGGCGCCGCTGCTGCACGCCGAAGGGTTGCGCGCCGCCGACGATGCCGCCCTCTTTAAAAACTTTGCCAAGGCGTTTTTCCTGCGCAACGGCCTGACAGCGGCCTTCATGGCCAAGCTGTCGCCCGATCTGCCCGGTCAGTCCGGCCACCTGCATATGTCACTGCGCAAGGACGGCGCGCCTGCCTTCGCAGACCCCGATGCCAAGGATGGCCTCAGCGAAACCGCGCGCCATTTCATCGGCGGTATTGTCACGCTGATGCCCGAAATGCTGGCGCTGTGCAGCCACACAATCAACGCCTACAAACGCATGGTGCCGGGTGCATGGGCGCCCACATGGTCCAGTTGGGGCATTCAGAACCGCACCGCGGCGCTGCGCGTCATCACCGACGATCACGCCGCGACGCGCATCGAATTCCGCGTGCCTGCCGCCGATACGAACCCCTTTGCCGCCTATGCGATGTGCCTTGGCGCGGGGATGTATGGTATCGAGAATGGCATAGAGCCGCCCGCGCCTGAGGCTGGGGATTGCTACGCCGTGGATGCCCCCGAGGCGCTGCGCCTGCCGCGCACTCTGGACGAGGCGGCGGACCGGCTGGAGGCGTCAAAGGCGGCGCGCGAGATATTTGGCGACGATTTCATCGACACTTTCGTCAAGCTGCGCCGCTACGAGGTGGCCGCGCATAACCGCCAGGTCGGCGCATGGGAGCTGGAGCGCTATCTGGAAGTGGTCTGA
- a CDS encoding helix-turn-helix transcriptional regulator produces MTTIDRNTCDIGNLAADLAHVVDAIGTPDFMDVLTRAMRRAVPFDNAMLFAYKEGERPRGPYTDIAEPAEARIVVDQYLLGPFLLDPFYSEVQQGRTGGLACLGDIAPDEFFASEYYEQHYRRTRITDEAGIFLAVPDGAVLVYSVTRRHGGPAFAPGEVAWLRALAPLVSALARRHWAGVDLGFGSAAGAGNAPDPIAAALAALGENVLSQRQRQVVALVLKGHSTEAIALKLEISADTVKVHRRHAYAKLGISSQAELFAMFLDLLSRIVAPGGERQTPLKSGSPAV; encoded by the coding sequence ATGACGACAATTGATAGAAACACTTGCGATATCGGCAATCTGGCCGCCGATCTGGCGCATGTGGTCGATGCCATCGGCACGCCGGATTTCATGGACGTGTTGACACGCGCGATGCGGCGCGCGGTGCCTTTCGACAACGCGATGCTCTTTGCCTACAAAGAGGGCGAGCGCCCGCGCGGCCCCTATACCGACATAGCCGAGCCTGCCGAGGCGCGGATCGTCGTCGATCAATATCTGCTGGGGCCGTTCCTGCTGGACCCGTTCTATAGCGAGGTGCAGCAGGGGCGCACCGGCGGGCTGGCCTGCCTAGGGGATATCGCACCGGACGAGTTTTTTGCCTCGGAATATTACGAGCAGCATTATCGCCGCACACGCATCACTGACGAGGCGGGGATTTTCCTGGCCGTGCCGGATGGCGCGGTGCTGGTCTACAGCGTTACGCGCCGCCATGGCGGGCCGGCCTTTGCGCCGGGCGAGGTGGCGTGGCTGCGCGCCCTTGCGCCGCTGGTCTCGGCGCTGGCGCGGCGGCATTGGGCGGGGGTCGATCTGGGCTTTGGCAGCGCTGCCGGGGCAGGCAACGCGCCCGATCCCATCGCCGCTGCACTGGCCGCACTGGGCGAAAACGTCCTGTCCCAGCGTCAGCGGCAGGTCGTGGCGCTGGTGCTGAAGGGCCATTCGACCGAGGCAATCGCGCTGAAGCTGGAGATCAGCGCCGACACGGTCAAGGTCCACCGCCGCCACGCCTATGCCAAGTTGGGCATCTCGTCACAGGCTGAACTGTTCGCGATGTTTCTGGACCTGTTGTCGCGGATCGTCGCGCCGGGGGGCGAGCGGCAGACCCCGCTTAAAAGCGGTTCACCGGCAGTTTGA
- a CDS encoding ABC transporter substrate-binding protein yields the protein MTFSKKHLTDRRSVLRGGAAALGAAAMGGIGSRAHAATDMRFMCWEGYDKPSIIDPFEAANDANVAIDLITDSAGGFAKLAAGGYRDFDVVSSDSPWIARMGPAGICQYLDDAEFADVYEEFYPQFRAPFTPLQYEGQTTGLPTRWGWVGPTVNTKFDKVETWASYDPCFDPAYRDKICVLDWGDWPIMPMALHAGIDPYQELGDAELKEIRMVLRALFKNTRALVGDLSVAQKGLMDGSFRALIGGGSYCTSALRKDGQDHILSIVPEPKDGLKQGIIWMEATGILKDTDNPDLSKKLVKHLVSPDVAVELAWTEATCNLVPNQAAEDKFTDEQKAALQMDYMWEAWDKSHFHSVAPNIDDMLAIFQEELAASN from the coding sequence ATGACATTTTCCAAGAAACATCTGACCGATCGCCGCAGCGTGCTGCGCGGCGGGGCGGCGGCACTTGGCGCGGCGGCGATGGGCGGCATCGGTAGCCGTGCACACGCGGCAACCGATATGCGATTCATGTGCTGGGAGGGCTATGACAAACCCAGCATCATTGATCCGTTCGAGGCGGCCAACGACGCTAACGTGGCGATTGATCTGATCACCGACAGCGCAGGCGGCTTTGCCAAGCTGGCGGCAGGCGGGTATCGCGATTTCGACGTCGTGTCGTCGGACAGCCCATGGATCGCGCGTATGGGGCCTGCGGGCATCTGCCAGTATCTGGACGACGCCGAATTCGCCGACGTCTACGAGGAATTCTATCCGCAGTTCCGCGCGCCGTTTACGCCGCTGCAATACGAAGGCCAAACGACTGGCCTGCCCACGCGCTGGGGCTGGGTCGGCCCGACCGTCAACACCAAGTTCGACAAGGTCGAAACCTGGGCCAGCTACGATCCGTGCTTTGATCCGGCCTATCGCGACAAGATCTGCGTGCTGGATTGGGGCGACTGGCCGATCATGCCAATGGCCCTGCACGCCGGGATCGACCCCTACCAAGAGCTGGGCGATGCCGAGCTGAAGGAAATCCGCATGGTCCTGCGCGCGCTGTTCAAGAATACGCGCGCTCTGGTGGGTGATCTTTCGGTCGCTCAAAAGGGACTGATGGACGGTTCGTTCCGCGCACTGATCGGCGGCGGTAGCTATTGTACCTCGGCGCTGCGCAAGGACGGGCAGGACCACATCCTGTCGATCGTGCCCGAACCGAAGGATGGCCTGAAGCAAGGTATCATCTGGATGGAGGCGACCGGTATCCTCAAGGACACCGACAACCCCGATCTGTCCAAGAAGTTGGTCAAGCATCTGGTGTCGCCCGATGTCGCGGTCGAGTTGGCATGGACCGAGGCGACCTGCAACCTCGTCCCGAACCAGGCCGCCGAGGACAAGTTCACGGATGAGCAGAAGGCGGCCCTGCAAATGGACTACATGTGGGAGGCGTGGGACAAGAGCCACTTCCACTCGGTCGCGCCCAATATTGACGACATGCTCGCCATCTTTCAGGAAGAG
- a CDS encoding cytochrome ubiquinol oxidase subunit I, translating into MLGSFDAVLLARIQFAFTVSFHFLFPAFTIGLASYLAVLNGLWLWTREQKYLDLFRYWIKIFALAFAMGVVSGIVMSYQFGTNWSVFSDKAGPVIGGLMAYEVMSAFFLEAGFLGIMLFGREKVGNGLHMGACLAVAFGTFLSAFWIISANSWMHTPVGFEIDAQTGQFMPLDFWQIVFNPSFPYRLAHTVTAAYLTTAFVIGGVAAYHLLAARKRREHASAATRTMFSMAMWMAAIVAPVQIFLGDQHGLNTLEHQPAKVMAMEGHYESHEGGAPLYLFGIPNDRTQTLDYAIGIPKLSSLILKHDLNAPLAGLDTIPDADQPPVFIVFWAFRIMIALGFAMMGIGLWSLWARWRGRLYEAPWLHRAALAMAPSGLIAVLAGWVTTEVGRQPFTVYGLLRTAASAAPLAAPAVGASLVAFIVIYFAVFGAGTYYILRLMSHSPDSGEPRLKDTSAAPTRTAVAAAPQSAKTED; encoded by the coding sequence ATGCTCGGATCGTTCGATGCCGTGCTGCTGGCGCGAATCCAGTTCGCATTTACTGTCTCATTCCACTTCCTGTTTCCGGCCTTCACCATTGGATTGGCCAGCTATCTGGCGGTCCTGAACGGTCTGTGGCTGTGGACCCGCGAGCAGAAATACCTCGACCTTTTCCGCTATTGGATCAAGATTTTTGCCCTCGCGTTCGCCATGGGCGTCGTGTCGGGCATCGTCATGTCCTATCAGTTCGGCACCAACTGGTCGGTCTTTTCCGACAAGGCCGGGCCGGTGATCGGCGGGCTGATGGCGTATGAGGTGATGTCTGCCTTCTTTCTCGAGGCTGGGTTTCTGGGGATCATGCTGTTCGGGCGCGAGAAGGTCGGTAATGGGCTGCACATGGGTGCCTGCCTCGCGGTCGCCTTTGGCACGTTCCTGTCCGCGTTCTGGATCATCAGCGCCAATAGCTGGATGCATACGCCCGTCGGGTTTGAAATCGACGCGCAGACCGGGCAATTCATGCCGCTGGATTTCTGGCAGATCGTGTTCAACCCGTCGTTCCCCTACCGCCTCGCACACACGGTGACGGCGGCCTATCTGACCACCGCCTTCGTCATCGGCGGTGTTGCCGCCTATCACCTGCTCGCGGCCCGCAAGCGCCGCGAGCATGCCAGTGCGGCCACGCGCACGATGTTTTCGATGGCGATGTGGATGGCGGCGATCGTGGCACCGGTGCAGATTTTCCTCGGGGATCAGCACGGGCTGAACACGCTTGAGCATCAGCCAGCCAAGGTCATGGCAATGGAGGGCCATTACGAGAGCCATGAGGGCGGCGCGCCGCTCTACCTTTTTGGCATCCCCAACGATCGGACGCAGACGCTGGATTATGCCATCGGCATCCCCAAGCTGTCGTCGTTGATCCTCAAGCATGACCTGAACGCGCCGTTGGCGGGACTCGACACTATTCCCGACGCAGATCAACCGCCTGTCTTCATCGTCTTCTGGGCGTTCCGGATCATGATCGCGCTGGGCTTTGCCATGATGGGGATTGGGCTGTGGTCGCTATGGGCGCGCTGGCGCGGGCGGCTATACGAGGCACCGTGGCTGCACCGCGCGGCACTGGCGATGGCACCATCGGGCCTGATCGCGGTGCTGGCCGGATGGGTCACGACCGAGGTGGGTCGCCAGCCCTTTACCGTCTATGGTCTGCTGCGCACCGCGGCCAGCGCCGCACCGCTGGCCGCGCCTGCGGTTGGTGCGTCACTCGTCGCGTTCATCGTGATCTACTTTGCCGTCTTTGGCGC
- a CDS encoding MBL fold metallo-hydrolase — MSQSKQAVTRHSPSTGPNSPNVWGIYEPDTGSIQYICACPQTRSAALIDVVWNFDPRSFATDTQSMDQVLALVAQEGLEVQWILDTHPHADHLMASAELKKRIGVPTGIGAKVSEIARLWEGIYNTPGAFHPEADFDRLFEDGDSFAIGNLEARVMLSPGHTLGSISYICGDAGFVHDTLMMPDSGTSRADFPGGSAGQLWESIQDLLALDDATRLFVGHDYGAPGRDQPEWEASVTRHKAENKHVKAGTQKGDYVRTREDRDKTLSLPDRMLAALQINLRGGRLPQTEDDGHSYLKLPVNRF; from the coding sequence ATGAGCCAGTCAAAGCAAGCTGTCACCCGTCATTCGCCGTCCACCGGGCCGAACAGCCCAAATGTGTGGGGTATCTACGAGCCTGACACAGGCTCGATCCAGTATATCTGCGCCTGCCCGCAAACGCGCTCTGCCGCTTTGATTGACGTGGTCTGGAACTTTGATCCGCGCAGCTTTGCCACGGATACGCAAAGCATGGATCAGGTTCTGGCGCTGGTCGCGCAGGAGGGGCTGGAGGTTCAGTGGATCCTCGATACTCACCCCCATGCTGACCACCTCATGGCCTCGGCAGAACTAAAGAAGCGTATAGGCGTGCCCACGGGTATCGGCGCCAAGGTCAGCGAAATTGCCCGGCTGTGGGAGGGGATCTACAACACGCCCGGCGCGTTTCACCCCGAGGCAGATTTTGACCGGCTTTTCGAGGACGGCGACAGCTTTGCCATCGGTAATCTGGAGGCGCGCGTGATGTTGTCGCCCGGTCATACGCTGGGATCGATCAGCTATATCTGTGGCGATGCGGGGTTTGTCCATGACACGCTGATGATGCCGGATTCGGGCACCAGCCGCGCTGATTTTCCCGGCGGTTCGGCCGGTCAGTTGTGGGAGTCGATCCAAGACCTCCTTGCGCTGGATGATGCCACGCGCCTCTTTGTTGGGCATGATTACGGCGCGCCGGGCCGGGACCAGCCGGAATGGGAGGCGAGCGTCACGCGCCACAAGGCCGAGAACAAGCATGTAAAGGCCGGCACGCAAAAGGGCGATTACGTCCGGACCCGCGAGGATCGCGACAAGACATTGTCGCTGCCCGATCGGATGCTGGCGGCGTTACAGATCAACCTGCGCGGCGGTCGCCTGCCGCAGACCGAGGATGATGGGCACAGCTATCTCAAACTGCCGGTGAACCGCTTTTAA